The Glycine soja cultivar W05 chromosome 6, ASM419377v2, whole genome shotgun sequence genome has a window encoding:
- the LOC114416524 gene encoding protein IQ-DOMAIN 31-like, which produces MGKSPGKWIKTVLFGKKSSKSNISKGREKIVNKKAVVASNELENGLSLDPTPNEIATKEEDLELENEESENILPENQERDINGSVDPDAPPDPEKIRQEEAATKAQAAFRGYLARRAFRALKGIIRLQALIRGHLVRRQAVVTLCCMYGIVKLQALVRGGRIRQSNVGFEIHEKCNLFKPLDGKLGEPVGISTKISKLSANTFIRKLVASSITIMALRLQYVSGDPNSVLSWLERWSASYFWKPVPQPKKIRDSKSHRKHGNISNGEAQITKSKRTTRKLPIANFEPALVQTNPEFEKPKRNFRKIPHQVLDPELENPQSELEKVKRSLRKIHNPVVENAVQPEVEIETPKEHLEIATVIPSHAVSEQAIITPDDKIEQEETLTIFNVPDVEISPRPSVNMEVYDIPSNYQVSVESKPLSETPIKDRNTSHGKVKNELGNLPETIFKDENSLLTNGDLSYNDLTGNENQKPTRKASNLTKQENGDDGLKNSPKLPSYMAATESAKAKLRAQGSPRFGQDETEKNNTAGSGRHSLPSSTNKKISSYSPKTQRSVPAGGKGGNKSDRTVPSSKAGNGKVIQAEWRR; this is translated from the exons ATGGGGAAATCACCAGGAAAATGGATCAAAACCGTACTATTTGGGAAAAAGTCATccaaatcaaatatttcaaaaggAAGAGAG AAGATTGTCAATAAAAAAGCAGTTGTTGCTTCCAACGAGTTGGAAAATGGTTTGTCCTTAGATCCAACCCCCAATGAGATTGCTACAAAGGAGGAGGACCTTGAACTGGAGAATGAAGaatcagaaaatattttacctGAGAATCAAGAAAGAGACATTAATGGATCTGTTGATCCGGATGCACCACCTGATCCAGAGAAAATCAGGCAGGAGGAAGCAGCAACAAAGGCACAAGCTGCTTTCAGGGGTTACTTG GCACGCAGGGCATTTAGGGCCCTAAAAGGCATCATAAGGTTGCAAGCACTTATTCGTGGGCACTTGGTTAGGAGACAAGCTGTTGTTACATTATGCTGCATGTATGGAATTGTAAAGTTACAAGCACTTGTTCGTGGAGGAAGGATTAGACAGTCTAATGTTGGATTTGAAATCCATGAGAAGTGCAATCTATTTAAGCCTCTG GATGGAAAACTTGGTGAGCCAGTTGGTATCTCCACAAAAATTTCAAAGCTGTCTGCAAATACTTTCATCCGTAAG CTTGTTGCTTCATCAATTACAATAATGGCCCTGCGCCTGCAATATGTTAGTGGAGATCCAAATTCAGTCTTAAGCTGGTTGGAACGCTGGTCCGCATCTTACTTCTGGAAACCAGTTCCCCAACCCAAGAAAATTCGAGACTCTAAATCTCATAGAAAGCATGGTAATATTTCAAATGGAGAAGCTCAAATTACCAAGTCAAAACGCACTACCAGGAAGCTTCCTATTGCAAATTTTGAACCAGCCCTGGTGCAAACAAATCCTGAATTCGAGAAACCAAAAcgtaatttcagaaaaataccACACCAAGTGTTGGATCCAGAGCTAGAAAATCCTCAAAGTGAGCTTGAAAAGGTTAAACGTAGCTTGAGAAAGATTCATAACCCTGTTGTTGAGAATGCTGTTCAGCCAGAAGTTGAAATTGAGACCCCAAAGGAGCATTTGGAAATAGCAACAGTTATTCCAAGTCACGCTGTTTCAGAACAAGCAATCATTACTCCTGATGACAAGATCGAGCAAGAAGAAACTTTAACCATCTTCAATGTGCCAGATGTCGAAATTTCTCCAAGACCATCAGTTAACATGGAAGTGTATGACATTCCTAGCAATTATCAAGTGTCTGTAGAATCAAAGCCCTTGTCAGAGACTCCAATTAAAGATAGAAACACATCTCACGGAAAAGTTAAAAATGAGCTAGGCAATCTACCAGAGACTATTTTCAAAGATGAAAACTCCCTATTAACAAATGGAGATTTGAGCTATAATGATCTGACAGGTAATGAAAACCAGAAACCTACACGTAAAGCCTCAAATTTGACGAAGCAGGAGAATGGAGATGATGGCTTAAAGAATAGTCCAAAATTACCAAGTTATATGGCAGCAACTGAATCTGCCAAGGCAAAGTTGAGGGCACAAGGGTCCCCAAGGTTTGGACAAGATGAAACTGAGAAAAACAACACTGCTGGTTCTGGGAGACATTCTCTGCCCTCTTCAACTAACAAGAAGATTAGTTCATATTCACCTAAGACACAGAGATCAGTTCCAGCAGGTGGCAAGGGGGGAAACAAAAGTGACAGAACAGTACCATCTTCTAAGGCAGGGAATG GGAAGGTAATTCAAGCAGAGTGGAGGAGGTGA
- the LOC114416523 gene encoding ABC transporter A family member 2-like encodes MATTLTGISLVALQFKALLKKNLLLSWRNKRASLLQLLSPLIFIFLIFAIDKAIKAQTSTSSSYKSVTDPPMEPSPPITPCEDKFFIKLPCYDFVWSGHASPTFQTIVARIMNNNPGRPIPPSKVKSFKEKSEVDAWLLSNPMRCPGALHFSERNDTVISYGLQTNSTSLQRRGKYEDPTASFQLPLQLAAEREIARYLIGDADFSWNVFLREFAHPSMNPFSAVASIGPAFFLAIAMFNFVLQISSLVTEKELKLRQAMNMMGLYDFAYWFSWLIWEAVVTILSSLLIVLFGMMFQFRFFLDNSFVVLFVLFFLFELNMTGLAFMISAFIRKSSSATTVGFSIFIVGFVTQLVVQQGFPYTDSFSKTIRNVWSLFPPNLFAQGIKVLSDAVATSEDKGISWSKRGECALNDSDCVITIDDIYKWLAATFFLWFVLAIYFDNIIPNASGVRKSILYFLNPSYWMGKGGQKVKEGGVCSCIGSAPRQEQSTPDDEDVLEEENKVKQQLTEGLLDANVAVQIRGLAKTYPGTRSIGCCFKCKRTSPYNAVKGLWVNFAKDQLFCLLGPNGAGKTTAINCLTGVTPVTDGDALIYGHSIRSSTGMSNIRKLIGVCPQFDILWDALSGQEHLQLFATIKGLSPASIKSITQTSLAEVRLTDAAKVRAGSYSGGMKRRLSVAIALIGDPKLVILDEPTTGMDPITRRHVWDIIENAKRGRAIVLTTHSMEEADILSDRIGIMAKGSLRCIGTSIRLKSRFGTGFIANISFNGNNIEHSPANGDAISTERREAVKKFFKNHLDVVPKEENHNFLTFVIPHDREALMTNFFSELQDREEEFGISDIQLGLTTLEEVFLNIARQAELESAAAEGRLVTLTLTSGESVQIPIGARFVGIPGTESAENPTGFMVEVYWEQDDTGALCIAGHSQKVPIPNGVQLSSSPSVRHRRYLGRSGTVHGVVIDPSQVSSVAFQ; translated from the exons ATGGCAACCACTCTCACCGGCATCTCGCTGGTGGCGCTGCAATTCAAGGCCTTGCTGAAGAAAAATCTCTTGCTGTCATGGCGGAACAAGAGAGCCAGCCTCTTACAGTTACTCTCCCCTCTCATATTCATTTTCCTCATCTTCGCAATCGACAAGGCCATCAAGGCACAGACCTCGACCTCCTCCTCCTACAAGAGCGTCACTGACCCTCCCATGGAACCTTCTCCCCCCATCACTCCCTGCGAGGACAAGTTCTTCATCAAACTCCCCTGCTACGACTTCGTCTGGAGCGGCCACGCCAGCCCCACGTTCCAGACCATCGTCGCCCGCATCATGAACAACAACCCCGGCCGCCCCATCCCTCCCTCCAAG GTGAAGTCTTTTAAGGAAAAGAGTGAAGTGGATGCGTGGCTTCTCAGCAACCCTATGCGGTGCCCTGGAGCGCTTCATTTTTCGGAGAGGAACGACACCGTTATAAGCTACGGTCTTCAGACCAATTCCACCAGTCTTCAGCGGCGAGGGAAGTACGAGGATCCCACGGCTTCGTTTCAGCTCCCTCTTCAGCTTGCTGCCGAGAGGGAAATTGCCAGATACCTTATTGGAG ATGCGGATTTCAGTTGGAATGTGTTTCTGAGGGAATTCGCGCACCCTTCCATGAATCCTTTCTCTGCTGTGGCTTCAATTGGTCCTGCATTTTTCCTCGCGATCGccatgtttaattttgttcttcaGATTAGCTCTTTGGTGACGGAGAAAGAGCTTAAACTTCGCCAG GCAATGAATATGATGGGGCTTTACGACTTTGCTTACTGGTTTTCCTGGCTCATCTGGGAGGCAGTTGTCACAATCCTATCGTCCCTCCTCATAGTTCTCTTTGGAATGATGTTCCAGTTTCGCTTTTTCTTGGATAACAGTTTTGTGGTTCTGTTCGTTCTGTTCTTCCTGTTTGAACTTAATATG ACTGGCTTGGCCTTCATGATATCTGCTTTCATTCGGAAATCATCTTCGGCAACAACAGTGGGGTTCTCTATATTTATTGTCGGCTTTGTGACTCAG CTTGTGGTACAACAAGGATTTCCTTACACAGATAGCTTCTCCAAAACTATACGAAACGTGTGGTCGTTATTCCCTCCCAATCTTTTTGCTCAAGGTATAAAAGTGCTTTCAGATGCAGTTGCAACTTCTGAAGACAAAGGCATTAGCTGGAGTAAACGGGGAGAATGTGCTCTTAATGATTCAGACTGTGTGATAACTATT GATGACATTTATAAATGGCTTGCGGCTACTTTCTTTCTCTGGTTTGTTCTGGCCATTTACTTTGACAATATAATCCCAAATGCATCAGGTGTGAGGAAATCAATATTGTACTTTCTAAATCCCAGTTATTGGATGGGAAAAGGAGGTCAAAAAGTGAAAG AGGGTGGGGTTTGTAGCTGTATAGGTTCAGCCCCACGTCAAGAACAAAGTACACCAGATGATGAGGATGTccttgaagaagaaaacaaagtgaAACAGCAACTAACAGAAGGTCTTCTTGATGCAAATGTTGCTGTTCAGATACGTGGCCTTGCAAAGACATATCCTGGCACACGTAGCATTGGTTGCTGCTTTAAATGTAAAAGAACTTCACCTTACAATGCAGTTAAG GGTTTGTGGGTGAACTTTGCAAAGGATCAGTTATTTTGTCTTCTAGGACCCAATGGAGCTGGAAAAACTACAGCTATTAATTGCTTGACAGGGGTAACTCCAGTAACTGATGGAGATG CGTTGATTTATGGGCATTCAATCAGAAGTTCTACTGGCATGTCAAACATTCGAAAGCTTATAGGAGTCTGTCCACAG TTTGATATCCTATGGGATGCACTGTCTGGTCAGGAACACCTCCAACTCTTTGCTACTATTAAAGGCCTGTCCCCAGCTTCCATAAAATCA ATTACCCAGACTTCATTAGCAGAGGTAAGACTCACGGATGCAGCCAAAGTGAGAGCTGGAAGTTACAGCGGAGGAATGAAACGCCGTCTCAGTGTTGCAATTGCCCTTATTGGTGACCCTAAGTTAGTCATTCTGGATGAACCG ACTACTGGTATGGATCCAATAACAAGAAGGCATGTGTGGGACAtaattgaaaatgcaaagaGAGGGCGTGCCATTGTTCTTACAACGCACTCTATGGAAGAAGCTGACATTCTAAGTGACCGTATAGGAATCATGGCAAAAGGAAGTCTTCGCTGCATTGGCACCTCAATCAGATTGAAGTCCCGCTTTGGTACTGGTTTTATTGCTAATATCAGCTTCAATGGAAACAATATCGAACATAGTCCTGCCAATGGAGATGCAATATCTACAGAACGTCGTGAGGCAGTGAAGAAATTCTTTAAGaat CATTTAGATGTAGTGCCAAAAGAGGAGAACCATAACTTCCTAACTTTTGTGATTCCTCATGACAGAGAGGCGCTCATGACG AATTTCTTTTCAGAGCTCCAAGATAGAGAagaagaatttggcatatctgaTATCCAGCTTGGTCTAACAACGCTCGAAGAAGTTTTCTTGAATATTGCTAGACAAGCAGAGCTAGAAAGTGCTGCAGCTGAAGGGAGACTAGTGACCCTGACCTTAACATCTGGGGAATCTGTGCAG ATTCCTATAGGAGCTAGGTTTGTGGGAATTCCAGGAACAGAGTCTGCTGAAAACCCTACTGGGTTTATGGTAGAAGTATACTGGGAACAAGATGATACTGGTGCCTTATGCATTGCTGGCCACTCACAGAAGGTTCCTATTCCTAATGGCGTTCAACTATCTTCTTCTCCATCTGTAAGACACCGTAGATATTTAGGCCGGTCAGGAACAGTTCATGGGGTTGTGATTGATCCAAGTCAAGTTAGTTCAGTAGCTTTTCAGTGA